A window of Drosophila mauritiana strain mau12 unplaced genomic scaffold, ASM438214v1 Y_04, whole genome shotgun sequence contains these coding sequences:
- the LOC117149954 gene encoding uncharacterized protein LOC117149954, which yields MYSISDYLYIYVPEEPVSSYEFVEESNKLRSEIERILEKKSVCMERAVVDIINMFIDLLDFEQMDSKGRRVFQLPPEKLNDTNWRTEGFLPIDKWDFIQFHKIYRTIYLAPEDVLRTLQFRNYENIRTRSWI from the exons ATGTACAGTATATCGGattatctatatatttatgtgcCAGAAGAGCCAGTCTCTTCTTATGAATTTGTTGAGGAAAGCAACAAATTGCGATCAGAAATAG aaCGCATACTAGAAAAGAAATCGGTTTGTATGGAACGAGCCGTTGTTGATATAATAAACATGTTTATTGACCTGCTTGATTTTGAGCAAATGGATTCAAAAGGAAGACGCGTGTTTCAACTTCCTCCAGAAAAGCTTAATGACACTAACTGGCGGACTGAAGGCTTTTTACCTATCGACAAGTGGGACTTTATACaatttcataaaatatatCGAACAATTTATCTTGCCCCTGAAGACGTTTTAAGGACTCTACAATTTCGTAATTATGAAAACATACG CACTCGTAGCTGGATCTAA